The genomic interval CATCTGGTTGTTTCTAAATTACTCCTTATGACATTGTTTGCCAGATTAAACAGTGTAATACGTATTTTTTCCAatctgcgttacccactccagtcagcagatggcgatgtgcgtaTTGCGTGTAATCTGATGGACGAGACGGGAGGCTTCTTCAACAGCGTCAAAAGGCTAGTGattcaaccacctcggtagcttgctagcaaaAATAAAAACGAAACATTGAAGCTCTTTAGACCAATCTTGTGTATATTAATCTTAGTGTTTTGAACATAATTCTGTTTACGTATCTACTTGTTAATTTAAACGTAATTTAATTGTTAAATGACATTTTGCAAATGTGTTCAATTGATACTGAGTCTAGCACTAGGCtaatgctagctagttagctaacatcaCCATGAGCTCACTAAGCTACTCCCCCCTTGCTAAAGTagaggaggtctgctggacggagaaagaagctctggggctcaACATTATCGTGAAAGAAGAGCAGGAGGATATTAcagtgaaaggagaggaagacgTTTTCAGAATaaaacaggaggaagaggaggatatcACATTGGAAGAATACGAGGGTGATGTTAATGTGAAAGAAAAGGAAGAACATtttagagtgaaagaggaggtagaagctttcagaattaaaaaggaggaagaggaagatatcACATTGAAAGAATACGAGGATGATGTTaatgtgaaagaagaggaagaacattttagagtgaaagaggaggtagaagctttcagaattaaaaaggaggaagaggaagatatcACATTGGAAGAAGAAGAGaatacagtgaaagaagaggaagagccTCTTTTACTCCAAAATGTTATCTCAATAAAAGAGGAGGAAGACGTTTTGGGAGTGGAAGAGGAGACTGCAGATCCTGTTAACACCAGTGAGTATTGTCATAAAAACAGGGAACACAAACTATGCAGTTGTTGAACTAGGCTGTGCTTTTTTTAAAGGGGCGTTCTACTGACGTTCTACACTTGAATATGTTGTTCAGTACTGTATTCATTtataaaggggcaatctgcgatTGGTACATGCATTGATTtacttttaaatgaatgatatagCCTAGGCTTTTTGTTCTTGGAGAATACAACTCAGAAATGCCCAATGAGCTTAGACCTACACTATGCACATTTACATCGAGTCATTTAgcaaacgctcttatccagagagacttacagtagtgagtcatttagcaaacgctcttatccagagagacttacagtagtgagtcatttagcaaacgctcttatccagagagacttacagtagtgagtcatttagcaaacgctcttatccagagagacttacagtagtgagtcatttagcaaacgctcttatccagagagacttacagtagtgagtcatttagcaaacgctcttatccagagagacttacagtagtgagtcatttagcaaacgctcttatccagagagacttacagtaaaaaaaaaataaaaacgaaACATTGAAGCTCTTTAGACCAATCTTGTGTATATTAATCTTAGTGTTTTGAACATAATTCTGTTTACGTATCTACTTGTTAATTTAAACGTAATTTAATTGTTAAATGACATTTTGCAAATGTGTTCAATTGATACTGAGTCTAGCACTAGGCtaatgctagctagttagctaacatcaCCATGAGCTCACTAAGCTACTCCCCCCTTGCTAAAGTagaggaggtctgctggacggagaaagaagctctggggctcaACATTATCGTGAAAGAAGAGCAGGAGGATATTACAGTGAAAGGAGAGGAAGTCATTTAgcaaacgctcttatccagagagacttacagtagtgagtcatttagcaaacgctcttatccagagagacttacagtagtgagtcatttagcaaacactcttatccagagagacttacagtagtgagtcatttagcaaacgctcttatccagagcgacttacagtagagtgcatacatttttattacatttttacatactgagacaaggatatccctaccggccaaaccctccctaacccggacgacgctatgccaattgtgcgtcgccccacggctctcccggttgcggccggctgcgacagagcctgggcgcgaacccagcccagcctgggcgcgaacccagagactctggtggcgcagctagcactgcgatgcagtgccctagaccactgcgccacccgggagatcaaTCTAAGAAGCATCCTAAGATACTACATATTTGCCGACGAGGATGGGATCAACTGGTCCTGCCCAATCAGAGACATTGAATCCTCTGCTAAGAGTCTGTCAATTTCCACATCCACTTTAGGCTTCATGGCATATGGAACTGATCTTGCCCTATAGAATCTGGGAGTAGCATCTGCAGCAACATGAATGGTAGCTTGGACCCCTTTTTTAATGTCCCTAGCTGTTCTTTGAAAACACTCTCATGCTTTGAAAAGCACCTGCTGTAGTGTCAATATCTCTGTTGGTGACCTGTTTGATTTTAATCCCGGTTCAACTTTATTTCCTTCAACCACCCTCTCCCTAGTAAGCCGGGGCCAGTACCTTCCACTACTAAGAGAGGCAGACTTTTTTTTCTTTTGTCCTTGATTTTCCACTTGAACATCAGCAACTCCAGTCACAGTGATCTTCTCCCCTgtgtaatgtttttttgtttaaatAGGGGTGTCTCTCAGTTTAGGCACTTAAACTTTTTTCCACTTGTCATTGAATTGGGACCTGTTAATCAGTGTGATGCTACATCCTGTGTCTTATTTCAAAACGGTTCCTTAAGTCCATTTAGTCCCATTTCCACAATGAAAGGATACACCTTTTTCATATTCGCCACTGTACATTGAGAACGCTTGCTCTGCGTCTGCACTCTCACTTTCTATTACTTGAATACTAAACTTACTTGTCCGGTGTCATCAATCTAAGAAGCATCCTAAGAcactacaaatacattttttatcatGTGGGGGGTTTCATTCAGGTCTCTGTTTTCTCTttggcaggagagagaccagactctcATTCTGATAGCGGGAAGAGGCCTTCAGGGGAACCAGAGCCAGCGACGTCCAAACCAGTGAGACGacaccactgctcccactgtggaaagagttttgccCGGTTAGGGAACCTGAGcatgcatgagagaatacacacaagaAAGAAGCCACAGTCTGGAGAAAAGCCTCATCAATGCTCTGAATGTGGAAATACTTTTAGTCGGTTAGGAAACCTGAAAAGGCATGAGAAGAAACACAAGAGGAAGAACCCATACCACTGTGCCCAATATGAAAATAGTTTTTTCTCAACAGGGGGCTTAAAAAAGCATGAGGAAACACACTCTGTAGAGAGGCCtttccaatgctcccagtgtgAAAAGAGTTTTACCCAATTAGCGCAGCTGAAAATCCATGAGAGAATACATTCTGGAGTGAAGCCCTACcactgttcccagtgtggaaagagttttatccAGTTAGGGAACCTGAAATTACATGAGAGAATACATTCTGGAGTGAAGCCCTACcactgttcccagtgtggaaagagttttacccagtCAGGGAACCTGAAAATGCATGAGACAACACACACTGGAGATAAACCTTACCACTGTTCCCAGTGTGAAAGGAGTTTTTTCTCATCAGGGGCACTGAAAAAGCATGAAAAAACACACTCTGTAGAGAGGCCTTTCCACTGCTCTcattgtggaaagagttttacagaGTTATGGAAGCTGAATATCCACGAGAGAATACACTCAGTAGAGCGGCCATTCCAATGCTTCCAGTGTGAAAAGAAATGTTTCTCATTAAATTCcctgaaacaacatgagagaatacattCTGGAGTGAAGCCTTACcactgttcccagtgtggaaagagttttacccagtTAGGGAACCTGAAAATGCATGAGACAATACACACCGGAGAGAAACCTTAAGACTGTTCTCAGTGTGAAAATAGTTTTAACTTGTCAGGTGAACTGGAAACATATGAGAGACTAAATACAAATCACACACCAATAATGCTGTAAGTGTGGACAGAGGTTTACCCTATTAGCAAGCtttgttaaaaatataaatataatcttaactgtgtgtgtgtgtgttttgcgttTCTGTGTATGTGTAGGAGAGTTAAaattgttattttatcaaatgtcATGTTATTCCTATTTAGAACCATAGAACACCCAGGTCAAGGGTCAGTGGCCCACAAACAGGAATATTCCCAGTTCAGACCGAAGGTGGAACCAGATCACTGTGATCACCAGGAACTTTACTTCTGGTTTCTATTTGTATTTGTTGATCTTCTGGTACTGCCTGATGATGTTTAAGAGGCAGCCTCACCCATTGCTGACCGGTGTatcaaatcaagcacacagccatcaagcacacagccatctccatagacaaacattggcagtagaatggccttactgaagagctcagtgactttcaacgtggcaccgtcataggatgccagctttccatcaagtcagttcgtcagatttctgccctgctagtgttgccccggtcaactgtaagtgttgttattgtgaagtggaaacgtataGGCGCAACTatggctcagctgcaaagtggtaggccacacaaattcATAGAACGGGAcctccgagtgctgaagcgtgtaaaaatcgtctgtccttggttgcaacactgccTCTGgaggcaacgtcagcacaataactgttcgtcgtgagcttcatgaaatgggtttccatggccgagccgccacacacaagcctaagatcaccatgcgcaatgtcaagcttcggctggaatggtgtaaaggtcaccgccattggactttggagacgcgttctctggagggatgaatcgCACTTCCTTACTGATGAATCtgtcagtccgacggacgaatctgggtttggcgtatgccaggagaacactccctgcctgaatgaatagtgccaactgtaaacttTAGGGGAGGAggattaatggtctggggctgtttttcatggttcagactaggccccttagttccagtgaagggaaatcttaacgctactgcatacaatgacattctagacgattctgtgcttccaactttgtagcaacaatttgagaaaggccctttcctgtttcacagcatgacaatgcccctgtgcagaaagcaaggtccatacataaatggtttgtctagatcggtgtgtggaagaacttgactggcctgcacagagccctgacctcaaccccatcgaacaaatTTGAGATggattggaacgccgactgcgagccaggcctaattgcccaacatcagtgcccgacctcactaatgctcttgtagctgaatggaagcaagtcccctgcagcaatgttccaacatctggtggaaagccttcccagaagagtggaggctgttgtagcagcaaatgcgggatcaactccatattaatacccgttgttttggaatgagatgttcgactagcaggtgtccacatacttttggccatgtagtgtatgtgttgtAAATCGCTCCTGTTATAAGTCCATAAAGTTAGTAATTAAAGCATCTCAAGGTTAATGCTATGGGCATCGTCAGACACGTTTGTGAGACTAGAACAATGTAACTTTCAGAGTTTAACAGAGTGCTAAAATGTATTGCTAGCCTAGCTTGCTGTTTTTAGCTTAGCTTGACTTTCGTGTTGCCGATGGCTAGCCGGGCTGGTATGCTAGCGTTGCATTATAGAAGATGTAGTTTTCAGCTTTCGTAGGTCTGAATGGGGATAAATGCGGTTTCACGTTGTAGCTTGGTTGTATTAGTGTTTCTGTACGTGAGTTGTTGTATTTTAATACTGTCAACACTGAAAGCACCTAGCAATGTATTGGAGATGAGAGACAGGATGTGTGATACCTTCAAGCTCCTCTATagaacaacttgtcagatggTGCATCGCAGTCTGTTCATATATCATCATTGGAGACTGGTGTGTTCCAGTCTCTTCATATATCATCATTGGAGACTGATGTGTTCCAGTGTCTTCATATATCATCATTGGAGACTGGTGTGTTCCAGTCTCTTCATATATCATCATTGGAGACTGGTGTGTTCCAGTCTCTTCATATATCATCATTGGAGACTGATGTGTTCCAGTCTCTTCATATATCATCATTGGAGACTGATGTGTTCCAGTGTCTTCATATATCATCATTGGAGACTGGTGTGTTCCAGTGTCTTCATATATCATCATTGGAGACTGATGTGTTCCAGTGTCTTCATATATCATAATTGGAGACTGATGCATTATGGGAGATGTAGTTTTGCAGCTCTACACTAAATAAACCCCTAAAAGACAGCAGTGGAGTCGTTCTTCGTTTCTGGGTGGTTCTTCTGTGGTACAGCTAAAGACAGCAACatattggtgccgtgacccggatcagcTGCAGCGGATCGAACATTTGAGGGCAAGGTGAACTTTGAACCCGGATCAGCTGCAGCGGATCGAACATTTGAGGGCAAGGTGAACTTTGAACCCGGATCAGCTGCAGCGGATCGAACATTTGAGGGCAAGGTGAACTTtgggggcaggggggggggggggggggtcagttgGCCAGTATGGTGGAACATAGTGCTAAAACCCCTTCTGTTAGAACCTTTAGTCGCTAATGTCATATAATGAATATGTTTTAACTGTGTTAGTCACTAGTGGacattcattatatacatctacatgatgtattgttacaccacgtaggagcagtatagacctggtctgttcattatatacatctacatgatgtattgttacaccacgtaggagcagtatagacctagtctgttcattatatacatctacatgatgtattgttacaccacgtaggagcagtatagacctagtctgttc from Salvelinus alpinus chromosome 2, SLU_Salpinus.1, whole genome shotgun sequence carries:
- the LOC139546927 gene encoding zinc finger protein 431-like, with amino-acid sequence MSSLSYSPLAKVEEVCWTEKEALGLNIIVKEEQEDITVKGEEDVFRIKQEEEEDITLEEYEGDVNVKEKEEHFRVKEEVEAFRIKKEEEEDITLKEYEDDVNVKEEEEHFRVKEEVEAFRIKKEEEEDITLEEEENTVKEEEEPLLLQNVISIKEEEDVLGVEEETADPVNTRERPDSHSDSGKRPSGEPEPATSKPVRRHHCSHCGKSFARLGNLSMHERIHTRKKPQSGEKPHQCSECGNTFSRLGNLKRHEKKHKRKNPYHCAQYENSFFSTGGLKKHEETHSVERPFQCSQCEKSFTQLAQLKIHERIHSGVKPYHCSQCGKSFIQLGNLKLHERIHSGVKPYHCSQCGKSFTQSGNLKMHETTHTGDKPYHCSQCERSFFSSGALKKHEKTHSVERPFHCSHCGKSFTELWKLNIHERIHSVERPFQCFQCEKKCFSLNSLKQHERIHSGVKPYHCSQCGKSFTQLGNLKMHETIHTGEKP